A section of the Pimelobacter simplex genome encodes:
- a CDS encoding beta-class carbonic anhydrase encodes MGDFDDLLKANQDYAATFDQAGFDGKAHAGVAIVTCMDSRIDPLRMLGLDYGDAKIFRNPGGRVTEAALEALVLGAHLLNVDRILVIPHTRCAMASSTEAEIHDKIGAAVGHDVTWHAFHVIADQKQSLAEDVRKVRSHPLIPESVKVGGFIYDVDTGLLSQEV; translated from the coding sequence ATGGGCGATTTCGATGATCTGCTGAAGGCCAACCAGGACTACGCCGCGACGTTCGACCAGGCCGGTTTCGACGGAAAGGCCCACGCCGGGGTCGCCATCGTCACCTGCATGGACTCCCGCATCGACCCGCTGCGGATGCTCGGCCTCGACTACGGCGACGCCAAGATCTTCCGCAACCCGGGCGGCCGGGTGACCGAGGCCGCGCTCGAGGCACTCGTCCTCGGCGCCCACCTGCTCAACGTCGACCGGATCCTGGTGATCCCGCACACCCGCTGCGCGATGGCCTCCAGCACCGAGGCCGAGATCCACGACAAGATCGGCGCCGCCGTGGGCCACGACGTCACCTGGCACGCCTTCCACGTGATCGCGGACCAGAAGCAGTCGCTCGCCGAGGACGTCCGCAAGGTCCGCTCGCACCCGCTCATCCCCGAGTCGGTCAAGGTCGGCGGGTTCATCTACGACGTCGACACCGGGCTGCTCAGCCAGGAGGTCTGA